TTTAaactataaaaatatcaataaaaatatgcCAAAAGGAGTTTATGAATTTCCATTCGattttattcttaattGTAAAGAATCACCTGCTACAAATTGTTATTATGGATCAATTCAGTATAGAATTGAAGCTATAtcgaaaatattttacGAAAAGACGGGATATTTTGACACCGTTATCTTAACTGATCTTATTGAAGTTAAAAAAGTGTTACCTATTGACAGCGAGTACctaataaataatcaacTAATTGCAAAATCTATATGGTCAAGAATAGGTTGCAAAGAGGAATCATTAGTGTTAAAATCTTATGATAACCTTTTGATATCTGAAGAGTTTGatgattcattatttgCCGAGGTAAACATTCCTTCAAGAATTCTAGACAGCTCAATATTAGGTAAATTTTCAGCTATCCTTAATGTAGATAAAAGTTTcgaaaatttaaaaataactaaaatatcattaaatttaagtCAGGCAGTATCCTTACCAAGCATTGATAACATATCATTTGAACCTACAAAAAACTCTGAACATATTCAACACTCAAATGAATTTAGGTTACTAAAGAAGATAATTACTGATGATAAACCTGATGACAAAATAGTAAAAGTTGAGTTTGATctcaataatatatctgAGTTACTATCATTGAAGAGAACTATAATGCCCTATTATTGTGAAAGATCTTCGATGTATAAGAACATGGCAAGCCTAAAAGTGACACATAAGTTGTTATTTAGAATATATCTATTTCCAATCAAGACAACGTTACAAAAAAGTAACATAAGCGAATATTGCATTAGGATAGCTGTTCCAATACTATTACTAGATGATTCTATGCTAAATAATTTAGTCTTACCATCTTATGAATTCGAAAATTCGACCCACTTATAAGGAGAAAATAACCGCCAACTACTTTATCTAATGGAGCCTTAGATATCTActatcaattaaaaataacattgaaatcaatttcaaaatcatttaaCAGGTAATAATCATTGAGAATTTAGTTATACATTTCCGGTAACATATAACTTAAACGGCAATCATAAACATTTGTATCAATCAAAGCTATACGatgtaaaattttttatgtCAATAAATTCCGatgattatattatttcacCTTCTTTCAAAACCATAGTTTAAAAGATATACCTGTACGTGAAATTAGCATGAACTCTTAGGTAAAAGAGATGCCATACGAGAAATGACATTTTTGTTCCTTTTACGAACGACACATATTTTGGAACTTTGCTGAacgatattttattttctacttttttgaaaaaaatcatGGCGTTGAACCTCGTGAATGTGTCCCTCGTAAAAAGGCCACACATGCCTTGATATTTTTAGCAGGGCTACGGTTTAACAGCACGTTGAATAATGGATCTGAACATagaaattattgaagaacCGAGATATTTCTTTATGAGGTAAACTTTGGCTATAAAGCTAGTCATAGATATATTCTAGTCATCTAATGGAGTTATCAAAGTTATGTAGCATATGTAATGTCGTTcgtttatataataatttcaagTAAACTGAAGCCCAGAGAAAAGTATCCGTTAAGATTTCTTCCAAGTTCCTCTTAAAAGGTTCATTGAACAGCCAACAAACCACAGTGCTTGAATAGTTACGAACACTCATAGCTCATAATAAGTTTACAAGCCTCTTTTTGATACGATAAGTGATCACACCTCCCCACACCAATTAATGGATAAGTATTGAGTGGGcgttttatattttcttataCTCATTTCGCAAGCGAGTTGCATATACATACCTGAATATACTCAatagataaattaatacTATATTTAATGTACTAAATGAGACAATTAACAATGAAAACGCATATTGATTCAGGCAAATACAACAACCACCAATAATTCGTAGTAGTTTGTATCGTTTGATGCTAGTGAAGTTTAGTCCCTGACGAGTGCAAGACATTTGAGAGTTGAATAAGATTCcaatttcaattacaaTACAGTTGGTACTTATTAGAAATCACGTTCTGAAATTTCTTTACCATTCAATTACGTATTAACATCTAAGAACTGACACAATCCGCTGCCATCGCCAGCAACAGTTCGTAAACGCTTTCAACAAAAACAATTCGCGAACTTAGATCCGGCAAATGAGCATACGATAACTTTCAAAACACTAAAATACACGTGTTGGCCAAGACAAGGGAAATTTGTCTGCAGGGTAGGAAATTCCGAAATCTGTTGGCTTAATTTATTCGTAGTAAAGGAAACctcttatatatttaagcACTAGCAGCATATCACTATCAAACCGGAGCAAACTCCATAGTCGCCAATCTAATCGACACAACACAAAGGAGAAAATATAAACGTTGACTTCAAACACTCAATATATCAACGAGATCTTGTTACTATAAGCCAGAAGAGGCACTAATATTCTCACTTTTTCTTCATATCCAAcataaaatctttaatttcttgtCAGATCTCAAACTACTGCAATAATGATTCACCGAGATTCAAATTACCTTAAATACGACTGACTAAATTGCtttttgtattttcttTGTGTAACGTTGAATTTtccaataaattatttgaaagcTGTACGACCATTTTAGAACAAAATAACTAAGATGGTGACGAAATAGAAtgcaaaaaaaacaacGAGAAACAACAAACGAAGACCGACCAGTTGAAAAAATAGAGAAAACAGGTAGTAGTGGTAACAACTCCCGAAGGGTTAAACGTGGCATATAACTTTTTTTACGTTATATTTGGAACTTGAACGAGATGTGTCAAGTATTTTTCGTTTTAGTgtgtgtttttttttcagtCAGCAAAATTTGTATTTCTGGATAAAGAGAgaagatttgaaaaataactGAAACATCTTTGTAGTTCTAGTTTCGTTTATGGAACTACGACTAATGTATAATATGTGTCCTTATACTCGTCTgagaaaatttatttaggGATCAATTAATCGATTAATCAGTGAATATAGACAGACAGACAGACATCTTCCCAACAGATATTGGTTGACACGCCTCGGTTAGGTTTGAGAATTTTGTTGTACGTATATATTGcagtaaaatattcttatGGGGATGCCATACTTACATTGAATAGATACGTATATTTTTGAACTCGTATTAGTgcattattcaatttatgattatttggtttttcatattttgaaaaattatataaaagtaaattaaatattatatacataagTATTCTTTTATTCCGTAATATTATAACTTGTTAATTTAGTCatcaatttaatatataattctAACTTATCTTTCATCAAAAAGATACCAATATAAACCAAGCCACTTTTCtacaaataaaatgttACACCCAAGCCGTCAACAAcaaaatgttattttaCCACCTATTAAGAGTTTAATCGACTCTTTAGATACTCAAGTAAACCCACAATCATACGATATAAATAGTATAAACAACGCACGTTTATCTGCTGTCACTCCATTGAATGCTACGTACAAAACATATGTACCTGAAAAGGCTTATTTATCTATTCCCTATTCAAACAACATACGATCCATACCTACTCCAATCCCGTCGCCACATGCTTCTCCTCTATCATATCCAATTAGCGAAGACGacaatcaaatattaaatgcTGCTGTTGCTATAAACTCAATTAACCAAAGTTTAAATAACGTTGTCACTTCTACTGTACCACAAACAAAGGTCGCAACTAAGACAAGTCGTACCAAAGCTCAAAAGAAGGTTAGATCCAAATCATTTTCTACAATCAATACACAAACTACTAGTAAGACAAGCATTGGTAAAAGATCCAACTTACCAAAACAATCTGTCGATGTTCTAAATAAATGGctattaaatcatttagGCAACCCATACCCAACtccaaaagaaaaagaagaactTTTGGAATTGACTGGTTTATCTAAGATTCAATTATCTAACTGGTTTATTAATGTGAGGAGAAGAAAGATCTTTAATGACTATTATAACTTAATCAATAAACATAACGGTGCTGATTCGGCTTCTTCTTCAAGTGATGAAGAATCTAGTCAAAATTTGACTTTACCAGTCACAAGACGTAAGAAGTTAAGCGACAGATTAGAAGaacttaaaaaattaaatgaattatagAGACGAAGGAAACTGTATATAGATAATAATGTATAATtctgaaatatatattaggCGTAATGGATACTTTGATAGACTGACTAGTCGATAACTATTAgagattttttaatttctttaagcTACTTTACTATAAACTATAGAAAGtgataaaatatgaaaCTATCAATTACAACAAAGTATACTTTAgttaatttgaaattagtTACGAAAACAAACTGTAATGTTTGTCATTTCATCTTTCACTTCTAACAACTTTCCGTCGTTCTTAATCGTATTATAATCGTTTCTCGTTTAGATGCATGTCACCTAAAAATGTGTCAACGGCTAAACGTTCTcggaaaaaaataacaagaaaaagaaaagaggTAGATTTTTAATGGGTTTACACAGCAGAAGAAGAACGTGTAAAAGAAGAAGCGTAAGGTGATTGAGTTTTTTATCAACACAAACGGTGTTCCTGATACGACAGCATCCTAATAGACTTCCCTCAAAACGGGAATTTTGGTTGAGCGATAAGTACAGTTGAGATTTAAACAATATGTATTTTTCATGGCACAAGCACAGCATAACATAAcataaaacaataataatttatttgtcACTTTTTGTACATTTTACGATAGTCGCAAGACAACCCaatctaataatgataGAAACCGTCGTTTGTGAAGCGAACTAGATTTTGGAATACGTGCACATCAGAATTTTGTCAATCACCACGACTTCTTGCATGAAACTTTGAAGAAAGATGTTAATTCTAaacataaataattcaCATAGTATTTACCGTCTATAAATACGAATTACCAATACACAATAAAATGTTCTTATAGAGAGAGACAGTTCATGGAACTAGAAGGAGGTAGCGTTGTCATTTTTAGAGTTATCTTCGTTGTCCGCATAGTAAATGTCGGGTTAACAGAACTGATAGCGTTAGCAAGACGGGCAGGGTTTGGATGTATTTAGGGCTCGCAGGGTCATATGTCGTGGGTaattacttttattttcaGAAAAACTTGTTTTTAACAGATTTGGTGAGACAGGAAATATAGAAGTGCAGAACTACTAACAAggataaaaattttaaataaggCGATAAGATGAGATGACTTTGAATAGCGAAAAATtatacacacacatataaACAgttaaacaatattattatattttgatctatcatatataaatctAGTTATTGTGAGTTTTATATCGTTATAGACTACTCGTATTTATTGGGTTTTTACTTCTTTCTTTTAAGCTGAACTTAACATATACTACTACAGACCAGAAATTGTTAACCAATTctgtttttttaaaatagtCAGATTCGACAACATATATCATGACAGAGGCGATTGGCACCAAGAGAAGGTTATCCAATACCAGTGGGCACCCAGATCCTGTCGCTACTTCGATCCCAGAACATGCCGCTGAAGCAGCTGAAGAATATTCAAAGACTCACCCAGCTCCTCCAAAGGAACCTTTAATTCATCACGATGCAGGTGAGTTCAACGGGTTAACACGCCATAACACTACAGCGGCTCAAGCAGAGGTATTAGAAGATTCTAAAGTTAATCCTTTTACAGGTAATGaattttcatcaaaatattttggtaTTTTAAAGACTAGACGTGACTTGCCTGTTCATGCTCAAAGagatgaatttttaaaaatttatcaacaaaatcaaattatGGTTTTTGTTGGTGAAACAGGTTCCGGTAAGACTACACAAATTCCAcaatttgttttattcGATGAAATGCCACACTTACTAAATACTCAAGTTGCATGTACCCAACCTCGTCGTGTGGCCGCAATGTCTGTTGCTCAAAGAGTTGCCGAAGAAATGGATGTCAAATTAGGTGAAGAAGTTGGTTACTCCATTAGATtcgaaaataaaacaactAACAAGAccattttaaaatatatgacTGATGGTATGCTTCTAAGAGAAGCTATGGAAGACCATGACTTAAAACGTTACTCTTGTATTATCTTAGATGAAGCGCATGAACGTACTTTAGCCACTGATATATTAATGggtttattaaaagaagtCATTAAGAGAAGATCTGATCTAAAGATCATTATTATGTCTGCTA
The sequence above is drawn from the Tetrapisispora phaffii CBS 4417 chromosome 2, complete genome genome and encodes:
- the TPHA0B02580 gene encoding homeobox domain-containing protein (similar to Saccharomyces cerevisiae TOS8 (YGL096W) and CUP9 (YPL177C); ancestral locus Anc_6.170), yielding MLHPSRQQQNVILPPIKSLIDSLDTQVNPQSYDINSINNARLSAVTPLNATYKTYVPEKAYLSIPYSNNIRSIPTPIPSPHASPLSYPISEDDNQILNAAVAINSINQSLNNVVTSTVPQTKVATKTSRTKAQKKVRSKSFSTINTQTTSKTSIGKRSNLPKQSVDVLNKWLLNHLGNPYPTPKEKEELLELTGLSKIQLSNWFINVRRRKIFNDYYNLINKHNGADSASSSSDEESSQNLTLPVTRRKKLSDRLEELKKLNEL
- the SPO23 gene encoding Spo23p (similar to Saccharomyces cerevisiae SPO23 (YBR250W); ancestral locus Anc_6.169), with translation MKITKLGDPISMIVSDEYYELFPYKNYETNNGADNQLNEPKVLSKYLLFLKKQNTINKEPVPKVLKLRKLKFGGTTIINDSGRKKYFYYPLKTVDNPCVTICNNIKKGYNIELIINPGSSKVYLPDLPINKDHVTENVFDPDANHLKGYTSSDPDYYDKFPAVVSGKLKFTVYQDNFELPLFLTNLDINLKCFSNEYINITHIDSHHNLSRKNENSEEFDKKLNVFKSNPRVNLDFLNYKNINKNMPKGVYEFPFDFILNCKESPATNCYYGSIQYRIEAISKIFYEKTGYFDTVILTDLIEVKKVLPIDSEYLINNQLIAKSIWSRIGCKEESLVLKSYDNLLISEEFDDSLFAEVNIPSRILDSSILGKFSAILNVDKSFENLKITKISLNLSQAVSLPSIDNISFEPTKNSEHIQHSNEFRLLKKIITDDKPDDKIVKVEFDLNNISELLSLKRTIMPYYCERSSMYKNMASLKVTHKLLFRIYLFPIKTTLQKSNISEYCIRIAVPILLLDDSMLNNLVLPSYEFENSTHL